The following coding sequences are from one Streptomyces sp. NBC_01294 window:
- a CDS encoding ABC-F family ATP-binding cassette domain-containing protein, which yields MAVNLVNVEAVSKVYGTRTLLDGISLGVSEGDRIGVVGRNGDGKTTLIRMLAKLEEPDTGRVTQSGGLRMGVLTQHDSLDPKATVRHEIIRDMADHEWAGNAKIRDVLTGLFGGLDLPGFDQGLDTVIGPLSGGERRRIALAKLLIADQDLLILDEPTNHLDVEGIAWLARHLQERRSALVCVTHDRWFLDQVCTRMWDVQRGDVHEYEGGYSDYVFARAERDRIAATEESKRQNLMRKELAWLRRGAPARTSKPRYRIEAANELIADVPPPRDTSELMKFANARLGKTVFDLEDVSVHAGPKELLKHLTWHLGPGDRVGLVGVNGAGKTSLLRALAEAARTQGDVQPAAGKVTVGKTVKLAYLSQEVGELDPSLRVLEAVQRVRDRVDLGKGREMTAGQLCEQFGFTKEKQWTPVGDLSGGERRRLQILRLLMDEPNVLFLDEPTNDLDIETLTQLEDLLDGWPGSMIVISHDRFFIERTTDTVMALLGDQSLRMLPRGLDEYLERRLRMIEAAAPAPVQAATAPKSTASGDSRAAKKELQKIERQLNKLSDREGILHAQIAENSTDYDKVAKLDAELRELLADREDLEMRWLELAEEA from the coding sequence ATGGCCGTCAATCTGGTCAATGTCGAGGCAGTCAGCAAGGTGTACGGCACACGTACCCTGCTCGACGGCATCTCCCTCGGCGTCTCCGAGGGCGACCGCATCGGTGTGGTCGGCCGCAACGGCGACGGCAAGACCACCCTCATCCGGATGCTCGCCAAGCTGGAGGAGCCCGACACCGGCCGGGTCACCCAGTCCGGCGGCCTGCGCATGGGCGTCCTCACCCAGCACGACTCCCTCGATCCCAAGGCCACCGTCCGCCACGAGATCATCCGCGACATGGCCGACCACGAGTGGGCCGGCAACGCCAAGATCCGCGACGTCCTGACCGGGCTCTTCGGCGGCCTCGACCTGCCCGGCTTCGACCAGGGCCTCGACACCGTCATCGGCCCGCTCTCCGGCGGCGAGCGCCGCCGCATCGCCCTCGCCAAGCTGCTCATCGCCGACCAGGACCTCCTGATCCTCGACGAGCCCACCAACCACCTCGACGTCGAGGGCATCGCCTGGCTGGCCCGGCACCTGCAGGAGCGCCGCTCCGCACTCGTCTGCGTCACCCACGACCGCTGGTTCCTCGACCAGGTCTGCACCCGAATGTGGGACGTGCAGCGCGGCGACGTCCACGAGTACGAGGGCGGCTACAGCGACTACGTCTTCGCCCGCGCCGAGCGCGACCGGATCGCCGCCACCGAGGAGTCCAAGCGGCAGAACCTGATGCGCAAGGAGCTGGCCTGGCTGCGCCGCGGCGCCCCCGCCCGGACCTCCAAGCCGCGCTACCGCATCGAGGCCGCCAACGAGCTCATCGCCGACGTGCCGCCGCCGCGCGACACCAGCGAGCTGATGAAGTTCGCCAACGCCCGCCTCGGCAAGACGGTCTTCGACCTCGAGGACGTCAGCGTCCACGCCGGTCCGAAGGAACTGCTCAAGCACCTCACCTGGCACCTGGGCCCCGGCGACCGCGTCGGCCTCGTCGGCGTCAACGGCGCCGGCAAGACCTCCCTGCTGCGCGCCCTCGCCGAGGCCGCCCGCACCCAGGGCGACGTCCAGCCCGCCGCCGGCAAGGTCACCGTCGGCAAGACCGTCAAGCTGGCCTACCTCTCCCAGGAGGTCGGCGAACTCGACCCGTCCCTGCGGGTCCTGGAGGCCGTCCAGCGCGTGCGCGACCGCGTCGACCTCGGCAAGGGCCGCGAGATGACGGCGGGCCAGCTGTGCGAGCAGTTCGGCTTCACCAAGGAGAAGCAGTGGACGCCGGTCGGCGACCTCTCCGGCGGTGAGCGCCGCCGGCTGCAGATCCTGCGCCTGCTGATGGACGAGCCCAACGTCCTGTTCCTCGACGAGCCCACCAACGACCTCGACATCGAGACCCTGACCCAGCTGGAGGATCTCCTCGACGGCTGGCCCGGGTCGATGATCGTGATCTCCCACGACCGGTTCTTCATCGAGCGCACCACCGACACGGTGATGGCGCTGCTCGGCGACCAGAGCCTGCGGATGCTGCCGCGCGGCCTCGACGAGTACCTGGAGCGACGGCTGAGGATGATCGAGGCGGCCGCCCCGGCGCCCGTCCAGGCCGCCACCGCGCCGAAGTCCACCGCCTCCGGGGACTCGCGCGCCGCGAAGAAGGAACTCCAGAAGATCGAGCGGCAGCTGAACAAGCTGTCCGACCGCGAGGGCATCCTGCACGCCCAGATCGCCGAGAACTCCACCGACTACGACAAGGTGGCCAAGCTCGACGCGGAGCTGCGCGAACTGCTCGCGGACCGCGAGGATTTGGAGATGCGCTGGCTGGAGCTGGCCGAGGAGGCGTAG